The proteins below are encoded in one region of Microbispora sp. NBC_01189:
- a CDS encoding sulfate ABC transporter substrate-binding protein produces MRVRRLGAIAAAVVATSTLVTACGGGDNAGGGDSAAGSGGGKVQLALVAYSTPQAAFKDIIAAFQKTPEGKNITFTQSFGASGDQSRAVANGLKADIVEFSLETDVTRLVKAGIVAPDWNSGPAAGPSKGILTRSVVVIGTRKGNPKGIKTWDDLIKPGVEVITPNPFTSGGARWNLLAGYGAKSDKGADQATGLTYLDSLLKNVPVQDDSGRKSLQTFTGGKGDAILTYENEAIFARQNGQELDYTVPDATLLIENPVAVTKNSAHPAEAAAFLKYLYSVEAQTIFAKNGYRPVADGVTGFDWPAPPQLFTIQDLGGWDKITTEFFDSKTGKVADIERKLGVATEK; encoded by the coding sequence ATGAGAGTGCGCAGGCTCGGGGCCATCGCAGCCGCCGTCGTGGCGACGTCCACCCTGGTCACCGCCTGCGGGGGAGGCGACAACGCCGGCGGGGGCGACAGTGCGGCCGGCAGCGGCGGCGGCAAGGTCCAGTTGGCGCTGGTCGCCTACTCCACCCCCCAGGCGGCGTTCAAGGACATCATCGCGGCGTTCCAGAAGACGCCCGAGGGCAAGAACATCACCTTCACCCAGTCGTTCGGCGCTTCCGGCGACCAGAGCCGCGCCGTGGCCAACGGCCTCAAGGCGGACATCGTCGAGTTCTCCCTGGAGACCGACGTCACCCGGCTCGTGAAGGCCGGCATCGTCGCGCCGGACTGGAACTCCGGCCCTGCCGCCGGGCCCAGCAAGGGGATTCTGACCAGGTCCGTCGTCGTCATCGGCACCCGCAAGGGCAACCCGAAGGGCATCAAGACCTGGGACGACCTGATCAAGCCGGGAGTCGAGGTCATCACCCCGAACCCCTTCACCTCCGGCGGCGCCCGCTGGAACCTGCTCGCGGGCTACGGCGCGAAGTCGGACAAGGGCGCCGACCAGGCCACCGGGCTCACCTATCTCGACTCGCTGCTCAAGAACGTGCCGGTCCAGGACGACAGCGGCCGCAAGTCGCTGCAGACCTTCACCGGCGGCAAGGGCGACGCGATCCTCACGTACGAGAACGAGGCGATCTTCGCCCGGCAGAACGGCCAGGAGCTCGACTACACGGTTCCCGACGCCACGCTCCTCATCGAGAACCCGGTGGCCGTGACGAAGAACAGCGCGCACCCGGCGGAGGCCGCGGCCTTCCTCAAGTACCTCTACTCGGTCGAGGCGCAGACGATCTTCGCGAAGAACGGCTACCGCCCGGTCGCCGACGGGGTGACCGGCTTCGACTGGCCCGCCCCGCCGCAGCTGTTCACCATCCAGGACCTCGGCGGCTGGGACAAGATCACCACCGAGTTCTTCGACTCCAAGACCGGCAAGGTCGCGGACATCGAGCGCAAGCTCGGCGTGGCCACCGAGAAGTGA
- a CDS encoding ABC transporter permease — MRSEALHFALRNRKLVAGTVVVAVFLVAGVVGPMTIGHKPADYVGPAMAPPSGEFWFGTTTFGQDVFAQFLYGLRSTFLVGVLGGVLASVVGMVVGFVAGYRGGWVDELLTMVTNIVLVLPALVVLLIVNAYLGVRGVGVQALFIGLTSWPWAARAIRAQTFSLRSRDFVDLARLSGVRTPRIILREIAPNMSSYLFLTFILLFGSSILIAASLDFIGLGPTDSVSLGLMLNNAARWSALQLGMWWWFVPPGAGITAIVGALYVMNVGLDEVFNPKLREM; from the coding sequence GTGAGAAGCGAGGCGCTGCACTTCGCGCTGCGCAACCGCAAGCTGGTCGCCGGCACGGTCGTCGTCGCCGTCTTCCTCGTCGCCGGGGTGGTCGGGCCCATGACGATCGGTCACAAGCCCGCCGACTACGTCGGGCCCGCGATGGCGCCGCCGTCGGGGGAGTTCTGGTTCGGCACCACGACGTTCGGCCAGGACGTCTTCGCCCAGTTCCTGTACGGCCTGCGGTCGACGTTCCTGGTGGGCGTGCTCGGCGGCGTGCTGGCGTCGGTCGTCGGCATGGTCGTGGGTTTCGTCGCGGGCTACCGCGGCGGATGGGTCGACGAGCTGCTCACCATGGTCACCAACATCGTGCTCGTGCTGCCCGCGCTGGTGGTGCTGCTGATCGTCAACGCGTACCTCGGGGTGCGCGGCGTCGGCGTGCAGGCGCTGTTCATCGGGCTGACCTCATGGCCGTGGGCGGCGCGGGCGATCAGGGCGCAGACGTTCTCGCTGCGCTCGCGCGACTTCGTGGACCTGGCCCGGCTGAGCGGCGTGCGCACCCCGAGGATCATCCTCCGGGAGATCGCGCCGAACATGAGCTCGTACCTGTTCCTGACGTTCATCCTCCTGTTCGGCAGCTCGATCCTGATCGCGGCCTCGCTCGACTTCATCGGGCTCGGCCCGACCGACTCGGTCTCCCTCGGGCTGATGCTCAACAACGCGGCCCGGTGGAGCGCACTCCAGCTCGGCATGTGGTGGTGGTTCGTCCCGCCGGGGGCCGGCATCACGGCGATCGTCGGCGCGCTCTACGTCATGAACGTCGGGCTGGACGAGGTGTTCAACCCGAAGCTGAGGGAGATGTGA
- a CDS encoding ABC transporter substrate-binding protein translates to MRNRARFLVPVLVTGLLSAACSGGGSPAPGGAAGEAAGGAAALAAGGRGGAFPRNETLYTSGTQWGPPANWNPLREWDFATGTKGLVYETLFMYDPNTDRFSPWLAESGDWTGDLEYTLKLRRGVTWSDGQPFTADDVVFTFELGKFETVPYHPLWSWMKSADKVDDYTVKFTFTTANHQEWANHLYSRAIVPKHLWENRPEDEVMNGVNEKPVGTGPYAYQSHDQDRMVWVKRDGWWATKALNKDVKPKYIVDIVNSSNEVAMGLLLQKGLDLSVNFLPGISNLVRGDFGIKTYYGQSPYMLSANTAWLWFNTTKRPMDDKGFRRAVAYSIDTKKIVEGVYGNLVKASDPTGLLPQWDKYIDKNVTSRMGFSYDPDKARQLLAAAGYKDRNGDGLVEGPDGAKISLKLSVPAGWTDWMEAARVISSSAKAAGIDIEADFPDYNAHVDSRNSGKYDMIINNDKNLANTPWLYYDYLFRLPVQKLQTTTNYGRYENKRAWDLTQRLDQVNPEDLAGMKKITSELQKIQLEDMPVIPLWYNGLWSQTTNSVWKNWPSSAQGTPKYPPTLWRNWLEMGGTLMLTELQPASGG, encoded by the coding sequence ATGCGAAACCGAGCGCGGTTTCTTGTACCGGTGCTGGTGACCGGCTTGTTGAGCGCGGCCTGCTCCGGCGGCGGGTCGCCGGCCCCGGGCGGCGCCGCGGGAGAAGCCGCTGGAGGAGCCGCGGCCCTGGCGGCGGGCGGCCGCGGTGGAGCCTTCCCCCGCAACGAGACCCTCTACACCAGCGGCACCCAGTGGGGACCCCCGGCGAACTGGAACCCCCTGCGCGAGTGGGACTTCGCCACGGGCACCAAGGGCCTGGTCTACGAGACGCTGTTCATGTACGACCCGAACACCGACAGGTTCTCGCCCTGGCTGGCCGAGAGCGGCGACTGGACCGGCGACCTGGAGTACACGCTCAAGCTGCGCAGGGGCGTCACCTGGTCGGACGGCCAGCCCTTCACCGCCGACGACGTCGTCTTCACCTTCGAACTCGGCAAGTTCGAGACCGTTCCCTACCACCCGCTGTGGTCCTGGATGAAGTCGGCCGACAAGGTCGACGACTACACGGTGAAGTTCACCTTCACCACCGCCAACCACCAGGAGTGGGCCAACCACCTCTACAGCCGGGCCATCGTCCCCAAGCACCTGTGGGAGAACAGGCCGGAGGACGAGGTGATGAACGGGGTCAACGAGAAGCCGGTCGGCACCGGCCCGTACGCCTACCAGTCGCACGACCAGGACCGCATGGTCTGGGTCAAGCGCGACGGATGGTGGGCGACCAAGGCGCTGAACAAGGACGTCAAGCCGAAGTACATCGTCGACATCGTGAACTCCAGCAACGAGGTCGCGATGGGCCTGCTGCTGCAGAAGGGCCTCGACCTCAGCGTCAACTTCCTGCCGGGCATCTCCAACCTGGTCAGGGGCGACTTCGGCATCAAGACCTACTACGGGCAGTCGCCGTACATGCTGTCGGCGAACACGGCGTGGCTGTGGTTCAACACCACCAAGCGGCCGATGGACGACAAGGGGTTCCGCAGGGCGGTCGCCTACTCGATCGACACCAAGAAGATCGTCGAGGGCGTCTACGGCAACCTGGTCAAGGCCTCCGACCCGACCGGCCTGCTGCCGCAGTGGGACAAGTACATCGACAAGAACGTCACCTCCCGGATGGGCTTCTCCTACGACCCCGACAAGGCCAGGCAGTTGCTGGCCGCCGCCGGGTACAAGGACCGCAACGGCGACGGGCTGGTCGAGGGGCCGGACGGCGCCAAGATCTCGCTGAAGCTCAGCGTGCCCGCCGGGTGGACCGACTGGATGGAGGCCGCCCGGGTCATCAGCTCCAGCGCCAAGGCGGCCGGCATCGACATCGAGGCCGACTTCCCCGACTACAACGCGCATGTCGACAGTCGCAACTCCGGCAAGTACGACATGATCATCAACAACGACAAGAACCTCGCGAACACCCCCTGGCTGTACTACGACTACCTGTTCCGCCTGCCGGTGCAGAAGTTGCAGACCACGACGAACTACGGCCGGTACGAGAACAAGCGGGCGTGGGACCTCACCCAGCGGCTCGACCAGGTCAACCCCGAGGACCTGGCGGGCATGAAGAAGATCACCTCGGAGCTGCAGAAGATCCAGCTGGAGGACATGCCCGTCATCCCCCTCTGGTACAACGGCCTGTGGTCCCAGACCACCAACTCGGTCTGGAAGAACTGGCCGTCCAGTGCGCAGGGCACGCCGAAGTATCCGCCGACGCTGTGGCGCAACTGGCTGGAGATGGGCGGCACGCTCATGCTCACCGAACTCCAGCCGGCCTCCGGCGGTTGA
- a CDS encoding ABC transporter permease — MRRYFGRKLLVYGLTFFVAVTVNWMIPRFMPGDPVRSMLSRANIAQPAAVEAMRVHYTAMFGFDLPLWRQYLNFWGSLLRGDLGISIWLFPTPVTEVIVRAVPYTLGLLIPSILLSWVAGNRFGAFAARRRWLDNTVLPLGYVLTATPYMWLAILLAWAFGIVAGIFPVAGPYGFDLQPSWSWVFLGSLAQHWFLPFASLFLVAFGGWAIGMRNMIIYELEADYVNYLRALGAPMRLVRRYAFRNAILPQVTGLALQLGVLVAGALVTEIVFSYPGLGRLILQAIQNQDFFLLQGTFLFIVIGVLIANFVIDIAYVLVDPRTRTGTGGAA; from the coding sequence GTGCGCCGCTACTTCGGCAGAAAGCTTCTCGTCTACGGCCTGACGTTCTTCGTGGCCGTGACCGTCAACTGGATGATCCCCCGCTTCATGCCGGGCGACCCCGTGCGGAGCATGCTCTCGCGGGCCAACATCGCGCAGCCGGCCGCCGTCGAGGCAATGCGCGTCCACTACACCGCGATGTTCGGTTTCGACCTGCCACTGTGGCGGCAGTACCTCAACTTCTGGGGCTCGCTGCTGCGGGGAGACCTCGGCATCAGCATCTGGCTGTTCCCGACACCGGTCACCGAAGTGATCGTCCGGGCCGTGCCGTACACGCTGGGCCTGCTGATCCCGTCCATCCTGCTGAGCTGGGTCGCCGGTAACCGGTTCGGCGCGTTCGCGGCGCGGCGCAGGTGGCTGGACAACACCGTGCTGCCGCTCGGCTACGTGCTGACCGCGACGCCGTACATGTGGCTCGCGATCCTGCTGGCCTGGGCGTTCGGCATCGTCGCGGGGATCTTCCCGGTCGCCGGGCCCTACGGCTTCGACCTCCAGCCGTCCTGGTCGTGGGTATTCCTCGGCAGCCTCGCCCAGCACTGGTTCCTCCCGTTCGCCTCGCTGTTCCTTGTCGCGTTCGGCGGCTGGGCGATCGGCATGCGCAACATGATCATCTATGAGCTGGAGGCGGACTACGTCAACTACCTGCGGGCGCTCGGCGCGCCGATGCGGCTGGTGCGGCGCTACGCCTTCAGGAACGCGATCCTGCCCCAGGTGACCGGCCTCGCCCTGCAACTCGGCGTGCTCGTGGCGGGCGCGCTGGTGACAGAGATCGTCTTCAGCTATCCCGGGCTCGGGCGCCTGATCCTCCAGGCGATCCAGAACCAGGACTTCTTCCTGCTGCAGGGGACCTTCCTGTTCATCGTGATCGGCGTGCTGATCGCCAACTTCGTCATCGACATCGCGTACGTCCTGGTCGATCCGCGCACCAGGACGGGGACGGGGGGAGCGGCGTGA
- the cysT gene encoding sulfate ABC transporter permease subunit CysT: protein MSVDAAVGMRPSRRPVRRLAGGTAAGLGTAVLYLSLIVLIPLAAVVWRSADEGPGYFWRSVTTPDAWAALTLTIGASALVALVNLVMGTLIAWVLVRDRFPGRAVLDTIIDLPFALPTIVAGLVLLALYGPQSPLGINLAYSRAGVVLALMFVTLPFVVRTVQPVLLELDAEMEQAAASLGARPFQTFRRIILPNLLPAMLSGTALAFTRAIAEFGSTVLISGNLPFKTQVAAVNLFSQIEGDNMTGAAAIATVLLVVALVALIALDVLQRWGSRRG, encoded by the coding sequence ATGAGCGTCGACGCCGCTGTAGGGATGCGGCCGTCCCGGCGCCCTGTCCGACGCCTGGCCGGCGGCACCGCCGCCGGCCTCGGGACCGCGGTGCTCTACCTGAGCCTGATCGTGCTGATCCCGCTGGCCGCCGTGGTCTGGCGGTCGGCCGACGAGGGCCCCGGATACTTCTGGCGCTCGGTCACCACCCCCGACGCCTGGGCGGCGCTCACCCTGACCATCGGCGCGTCCGCCCTGGTGGCCCTGGTCAACCTGGTCATGGGCACGCTGATCGCCTGGGTGCTGGTCCGCGACCGCTTCCCGGGCAGGGCGGTCCTCGACACGATCATCGACCTGCCGTTCGCGCTGCCGACGATCGTGGCGGGTCTCGTCCTGCTCGCGTTGTACGGCCCGCAGTCCCCGCTCGGGATCAACCTGGCCTACAGCAGGGCCGGCGTCGTGCTGGCGCTGATGTTCGTCACGCTGCCGTTCGTCGTCCGCACGGTGCAGCCGGTCCTGCTGGAACTGGACGCGGAGATGGAGCAGGCCGCGGCGTCCCTCGGCGCCCGGCCGTTCCAGACCTTCCGCCGGATCATCCTGCCGAACCTGCTTCCCGCGATGCTGTCGGGCACCGCGCTCGCCTTCACCCGGGCCATCGCGGAGTTCGGCTCGACCGTCCTGATCTCCGGCAACCTGCCGTTCAAGACGCAGGTCGCGGCGGTGAACCTCTTCAGCCAGATCGAGGGCGACAACATGACGGGAGCGGCCGCGATCGCGACGGTCCTGCTCGTGGTGGCCCTGGTCGCGCTGATCGCACTCGACGTCCTGCAGCGATGGGGGAGCCGCCGTGGCTAA
- a CDS encoding sulfate ABC transporter permease, producing the protein MAKHVLRLTAVAYILFLLVLPVGLIIWRTFGDGLGPFVEALTSPSAVHAFKVTITVAAWAVVANTVFGVGAALLLVRHEFPGKRLLGAFIDLPMAVSPVVVGLALILVYGRFSPAGGLLESWGIQVIFSTPGMVLATVFVALPLVVRAIVPVLEELGDEQEQAAHTLGANRLQTFARITLPGIRWALAYGVVLCLARSLGEYGAVAVVSGRLVDQTQTLTLFVEERFQNFDQPAAFAAATALALIAVVTLLLTKLLRPKDLSDGN; encoded by the coding sequence GTGGCTAAGCACGTCCTGCGCCTGACCGCCGTCGCCTACATCCTGTTCCTGCTGGTCCTGCCGGTCGGGCTGATCATCTGGCGGACCTTCGGAGACGGGCTCGGCCCGTTCGTCGAGGCACTGACCTCGCCGTCGGCCGTACACGCCTTCAAGGTGACGATCACGGTCGCCGCCTGGGCGGTCGTGGCCAACACGGTCTTCGGGGTCGGCGCCGCGCTGCTGCTCGTCCGGCACGAGTTCCCCGGCAAACGGCTGCTCGGGGCGTTCATCGACCTGCCGATGGCCGTCTCGCCGGTCGTCGTCGGGCTCGCGCTCATCCTCGTGTACGGCCGTTTCTCCCCTGCGGGCGGCCTGCTGGAGAGCTGGGGCATCCAAGTGATCTTCTCCACTCCCGGCATGGTGCTGGCCACGGTGTTCGTCGCGCTGCCCCTGGTCGTACGGGCCATCGTGCCGGTGCTGGAGGAGCTCGGCGACGAGCAGGAGCAGGCCGCGCACACGCTGGGCGCGAACCGTCTCCAGACGTTCGCCCGCATCACGCTGCCCGGCATCCGCTGGGCGCTCGCCTACGGCGTCGTGCTCTGCCTGGCCCGCTCGCTCGGCGAGTACGGCGCGGTCGCGGTGGTGTCGGGACGGCTGGTGGACCAGACCCAGACGCTCACGCTGTTCGTCGAGGAGCGGTTCCAGAACTTCGACCAGCCGGCCGCGTTCGCGGCCGCCACGGCCCTCGCGCTGATCGCCGTGGTCACCCTGCTGCTCACCAAGCTCCTGCGCCCGAAGGATCTGTCCGATGGCAATTGA
- a CDS encoding RrF2 family transcriptional regulator, protein MRLSVRTQYALRAAAELAAAAPGPVPAERIASAQGIPRRFLDNILLQMRRAGLIHSQRGPEGGYWLARPAAEITLADVVLTVEGAPQDNEDFHGVAGPLADVWTALRDHEQATLTEVTLAHIAAGSLPPL, encoded by the coding sequence ATGCGGCTCTCCGTCAGGACCCAGTACGCCCTGCGCGCCGCCGCCGAACTGGCCGCGGCGGCGCCGGGGCCCGTCCCGGCCGAGCGGATCGCGTCGGCCCAGGGCATTCCCCGGCGGTTCCTCGACAACATCCTGCTGCAGATGCGGCGCGCCGGTCTCATCCACAGCCAGCGGGGACCGGAGGGCGGCTACTGGCTCGCCCGGCCCGCCGCGGAGATCACCCTCGCCGACGTCGTGCTCACCGTCGAGGGAGCGCCGCAGGACAACGAGGATTTCCACGGCGTCGCCGGGCCGCTCGCCGACGTCTGGACGGCGCTTCGCGACCACGAGCAGGCGACGCTCACGGAGGTCACCCTCGCCCACATCGCGGCCGGTTCACTTCCGCCCCTCTAA
- a CDS encoding ABC transporter ATP-binding protein: protein MALKVTDLRVYYRTLRGEVKALDGVTFSVADGEIMGLAGESGSGKSTLAKSLIRLDGRMRHAGGTVELDGRELPIADDRAMDEFRFREVSLIPQYSMSALNPTRKIGKMVGELLAARGERGGTTGGIAELERRLELVGLSKDVLGRYPIELSGGMRQRVVMVVSTLLDPSLLIADEVTSALDVSSQKAVATTLLGFRDHGLVTSMMVVTHDISLVYQIADTILVMYAGRLAEKAPAEVLVTAPRHPYTRQLVSAVPEVGVRYEDRRLTGIPGNPPSLLDPPGGCRFRDRCPLAFEQCAEQPPFAEVAPGHLVACWKAE, encoded by the coding sequence GTGGCGCTGAAGGTCACCGACCTCCGGGTCTACTACCGGACGCTGCGCGGCGAGGTGAAGGCGCTCGACGGCGTCACGTTCTCCGTCGCGGACGGCGAGATCATGGGCCTCGCCGGGGAGTCGGGTTCGGGCAAGTCCACGCTCGCCAAGAGCCTGATCCGGCTGGACGGCCGCATGCGCCACGCCGGCGGCACGGTCGAGCTGGACGGCAGGGAGCTGCCGATCGCCGACGACCGGGCGATGGACGAGTTCCGCTTCCGGGAGGTGTCGCTCATCCCGCAGTACTCGATGAGCGCGCTCAACCCGACCAGGAAGATCGGAAAGATGGTCGGCGAGCTGCTGGCCGCGCGGGGCGAGCGCGGCGGCACCACCGGAGGCATCGCCGAGCTGGAACGCCGGCTGGAGCTGGTGGGGCTGTCGAAGGACGTGCTCGGGCGCTACCCGATCGAGCTGTCCGGCGGCATGAGGCAGCGGGTGGTCATGGTGGTCTCCACGCTGCTGGACCCTTCGCTGCTGATCGCCGACGAGGTCACCTCGGCGCTCGACGTGTCGAGCCAGAAGGCCGTGGCCACGACGCTGCTCGGGTTCCGCGACCACGGGCTGGTGACCAGCATGATGGTCGTCACCCACGACATCTCGCTCGTGTACCAGATCGCCGACACGATCCTCGTGATGTACGCGGGACGGCTGGCCGAGAAGGCCCCGGCCGAGGTGCTCGTCACCGCGCCGAGGCATCCGTACACCAGGCAGCTCGTGTCGGCCGTGCCCGAGGTGGGGGTGCGCTACGAGGACCGGCGGCTGACCGGGATCCCCGGCAATCCGCCGTCCCTGCTGGATCCGCCCGGGGGATGCCGGTTCCGGGACCGCTGCCCGCTGGCGTTCGAGCAGTGCGCCGA
- a CDS encoding sulfate/molybdate ABC transporter ATP-binding protein encodes MAIEVRDVNKSFGATPVLRDVSVDVESGSLTALLGPSGGGKSTLLRVIAGLERPDTGTVRISGVDATRLSPQRRNVGFVFQHYAAFKHLSVFRNVAFGLEIRKRPKDEIRRRVMELLELVHLEKLADRYPSQLSGGQRQRMALARALAVEPEVLLLDEPFGALDAQVRKELRAWLRRLHDEVHVTTVFVTHDQEEAIEVADTIVVLADGEVVQAGSPGEVYDNPANPFVMRFLGPVTEIGGSLVRPHDIEISSGPVEGGSPAVVSRVVRLGFEVRVEVKIGTEEAWVQVTREQADRLALEPGDTVHLRPAPGARSLVLSAV; translated from the coding sequence ATGGCAATTGAGGTACGCGACGTGAACAAGTCGTTCGGGGCCACTCCGGTCCTGCGCGACGTGTCCGTGGACGTCGAGTCGGGGTCGCTCACCGCCCTGCTCGGCCCGAGCGGAGGCGGGAAGTCGACGCTGCTGCGGGTGATCGCCGGGCTCGAACGGCCCGACACCGGCACCGTCCGGATCTCCGGCGTCGACGCCACCCGGCTGTCGCCCCAGCGCCGCAACGTCGGCTTCGTGTTCCAGCACTACGCGGCCTTCAAGCACCTGTCGGTCTTCCGCAACGTGGCCTTCGGCCTGGAGATCCGCAAGCGGCCCAAGGACGAGATCCGCAGGCGGGTCATGGAACTGCTGGAGCTGGTCCACCTGGAGAAGCTGGCCGACCGTTACCCGTCGCAGCTCTCCGGCGGCCAGCGCCAGCGCATGGCCCTGGCCCGGGCGCTCGCGGTGGAACCGGAGGTGCTGCTGCTCGACGAGCCGTTCGGCGCCCTCGACGCGCAGGTGCGCAAGGAGTTGCGGGCCTGGCTGCGCCGGCTGCACGACGAGGTGCACGTCACCACCGTCTTCGTCACCCACGACCAGGAGGAGGCCATCGAGGTCGCCGACACGATCGTGGTGCTGGCCGACGGAGAGGTCGTGCAGGCCGGCAGCCCCGGCGAGGTGTACGACAACCCCGCCAACCCGTTCGTGATGCGCTTCCTCGGCCCGGTCACCGAGATCGGGGGCAGCCTGGTCCGCCCGCACGACATCGAGATCAGCTCCGGCCCCGTCGAGGGCGGTTCTCCCGCCGTGGTCTCCCGGGTCGTACGGCTCGGCTTCGAGGTCCGCGTGGAGGTGAAGATCGGCACGGAGGAGGCGTGGGTCCAGGTGACGCGTGAGCAGGCCGACCGGCTCGCGCTGGAGCCCGGCGACACGGTGCACCTCAGGCCCGCCCCCGGGGCCCGGTCCCTGGTTCTCAGTGCCGTGTGA
- a CDS encoding LacI family DNA-binding transcriptional regulator, with the protein MRRPTIADIARQAGVSKGAVSYALNGQPGVSEATRARILAIADEIGWRPNIAARALNGARAHAVGLALCRPARFLGVEPFFMELISGIEAELSARSYALLLQVVGDHEAEMGVYRRWWGEGRVDGAILVDLHLDDPRVPEIEEMGMPVVVIGHPSAAGSLLPVWADDGAAVRETVEYLAALGHRRIARVAGLPRLVHTVIRDRAFTGVCSGLGLDVCPTVHTDYTGEEGARATRRLLSSPDRPTAVVYDNDIMAVAGLSVAQEMRLDVPADLSIVAWDDSPLCQVVRPPLTVVARDIPAYGGHAAQRLLSLIDGADTRPLEDAPPRLTTRGSTAPPA; encoded by the coding sequence GTGAGAAGACCGACCATCGCGGACATCGCACGCCAGGCGGGAGTCTCCAAGGGGGCGGTGTCGTACGCCCTGAACGGCCAGCCGGGGGTGTCTGAGGCCACCAGGGCGCGGATCCTGGCCATCGCCGACGAGATCGGCTGGCGCCCGAACATCGCCGCCCGCGCGCTCAACGGCGCCCGCGCGCACGCGGTGGGCCTCGCCCTGTGCCGGCCCGCCCGCTTCCTCGGCGTCGAGCCGTTCTTCATGGAGCTGATCAGCGGCATCGAGGCCGAGTTGTCGGCCCGTTCGTACGCGTTGCTCCTCCAGGTGGTCGGCGACCACGAGGCGGAGATGGGCGTCTACCGCCGCTGGTGGGGAGAGGGCCGGGTGGACGGCGCGATCCTCGTCGACCTCCACCTCGACGACCCCCGGGTGCCGGAGATCGAGGAGATGGGCATGCCCGTCGTCGTGATCGGCCACCCTTCGGCCGCCGGATCGCTCCTGCCGGTCTGGGCCGACGACGGCGCGGCCGTACGGGAGACGGTGGAGTATCTCGCCGCGCTCGGGCACCGGCGGATCGCCCGCGTCGCCGGCCTGCCGCGGCTCGTCCACACGGTCATCCGCGACCGCGCCTTCACCGGCGTCTGCTCCGGCCTCGGCCTGGACGTCTGCCCCACCGTGCACACCGACTACACCGGCGAGGAGGGAGCCCGGGCGACCCGCCGGCTGCTCAGCTCGCCCGACCGCCCCACCGCGGTCGTGTACGACAACGACATCATGGCCGTGGCCGGTCTGTCCGTCGCCCAGGAGATGCGGCTCGACGTGCCGGCCGACCTGTCCATCGTCGCCTGGGACGACTCCCCGCTCTGCCAGGTCGTCCGGCCGCCGCTGACCGTGGTCGCCCGCGACATCCCGGCGTACGGCGGGCACGCGGCGCAGCGACTGCTGTCGCTGATCGACGGCGCGGACACCAGGCCGCTGGAGGACGCGCCCCCGCGCCTCACCACCCGCGGCAGTACGGCCCCGCCCGCCTGA